In Spinacia oleracea cultivar Varoflay chromosome 5, BTI_SOV_V1, whole genome shotgun sequence, a single window of DNA contains:
- the LOC130460628 gene encoding uncharacterized protein, which produces MLLVLFLSKREVYIFDSQQKKRNLMIKEPLNNAFRSYKRLGGQSKGTKLTWIPAQCAQQPGSLDCGYYVMHFMYDIIMNHGNSQDLTKDFSRTLPYSPEEINEVKDFWADYFMNNVEFLA; this is translated from the exons atgcttttagttcttttcttgtctaaacgtgaggtctacatatttgattctcaacagaagaagagaaatttgatgattaaggagccactaaacaa tgcttttcggagttacaagagactaggtggacaatctaagggaactaaattaacatggattccagcacag tgtgctcaacaaccgggatcactagattgtggctactacgtcatgcattttatgtacgacataataatgaatcatggtaatagtcaagatcttactaag gatttttcaagaacattgccttattcaccggaggagattaatgaggtgaaagatttttgggcagattacttcatgaacaatgtcgaatttttagcttaa